DNA sequence from the Verrucomicrobiia bacterium genome:
CGCGACGGGCCGAAGACTTTGAGCCCTTCGTCCTGGAAACGGTTCGTGATGCCGGCGACCAGCGGGACTTCCGGGCCGACCACCGTGAGATCGATTTTTTCCTTCTTGGCGAATTTGAGGAGGCCGTCCAGGTCATTCGCGGCCAGAGGGACGCATTCGGCAATCTGGGAGATGCCGGCATTTCCAGGCGCGGCATAGAGCTTCTTTAATAGAGGGCTTTGGGCAAGCTTCCAGGCCAGCGCATGCTCCCTGCCGCCTGAACCAATCACAAGGACTTTCATGTTCGCCTCCGGATATCTAAATTATACCGTGCCGGTCAGAAAAGGATACGGACCCGGGGGTCCTCGCCCTTGGTGCGCCGGATTGTCCCAATGACCCAGGAGGGAAGCTTCTGGGCCTGCAGGATGCGCCGGGCGGCGGGTAAGGCACGAGGCTTCAGGACAAGGACCATCCCGATGCCCATATTAAAAGTTCTAAACATTTCAAAAGACGGTATGTTACCAGAATCCTGGACCCATTGGAACAACTTTGGCCGCGGCCAGGACAGCGGATCGATCTCCGCGCCGAGGCCTTGAGGGATGACGCGCGGCAGGTTGTCGATCATGCCGCCGCCGGTGATGTTCACGATGCCGGCGATGGGGACAGACCGCAGAAGCCGGAGGACAGGCTTCACGTAAATCCGCGTAGGCGTCAGGAGTTTTTTTCCGGCTTCGCCGCGCAGCTGCTTGGCGGAGAAAAGTCTGCGGAGGAGCGAATAGCCGTTCGAATGAAATCCCGTGGATGCAAGCCCGAGGAGCAAATCTCCTTCTTCGATCCTGTTCCCGGTGATGATGCGGCTGCGGTCCACGACGCCGACGGAGAAGCCCGCGACATCATACTGCGACGAGCCGTTGTGCGACTGGTAAAAGCCAGGCATGATCGCGGTCTCGCCGCCGGTGAGCGCGCAGCCGGCCTGGCGGCAGCCGTTCACAATGCCCTTCAGGACTTCGGCCATGACCGGAGCTTCGAATTTTCCGGTGGCAAAGTAATCGAGGAAGATAATGGGCTGGGCGCCGCAGGTGATGATGTCATTGACGCACATGGCCACGAGGTCGACGCCGATCGTGTCGTGCTTGTGCCGCGCGCGCGCGATCTCGAGCTTGGTTCCCACGCCGTCGGTGGACGTCACCAGCAGCGGGTCGCGGACGCCTGATTTTTTCACGTCGAAGAGCGAGGCAAATCCCGTGGCGCTTCCGAGCACGCCGGGAATGCGGGTGGAATGGATGAGGCTTGTGATCTTGCGGTTGTACGACGGGTCCCCTTTCAAGTGAGGGACGCCCGCCTTTTCATAAGTCCAGGATTTCATACGCTCATCAGGGGTAAAAGTTCACGTGCGGGTGGCTTCGTAAGGGGGGAGTATAGCGTATTTCATGCGGAACCTCTAGCAGATATTTAGCGGTGTGCGCGGGAAAAAGATTACGCGGCGCTCTTGATCGCTTCGCGCGCTTCGGCCCAGTTGACGAGAGCCCGGGCCACGCTGCCAAGCGAAACGCTGGCGCCGTCGCCGGTCAGTTGGATCATGCCGCCGCCCTCGTAGGTCATGAGCAGGCGCATGTTGCCGAGAAGCTCGGCCTGGAGAAGTTTGCGGTTGGCTTCGGGCTCCTTGAGATCGCGGATGTTGGCCGCGGCCACGATGCCCAGCACGATCTGCAGGAGCGCCGCGTAGGTGCGGACGCGCGGGTCGTTGACTTCCTGATCCGCGACGAGCTCGACGCCGAAAAATCCCTGCCCCAGATTTTCTTCGAGCTTGCCCGCGGCAACCGCCGGAAGCACCACCTGCCCGTCGCCCAGCACTTTGACGCCGCGCAGCGTACGCACGGGATTGAGCCGAGCCGGCCCCACGATCTGCCCGATCTCTTTCCCCTGCCTTCCCATGTCGCCTTTGACGACCAGCCGCTCGATCATGGCCCGAACCTGCTTCAGCGGGTCGGCGTAATTGGCCG
Encoded proteins:
- a CDS encoding phosphoribosylamine--glycine ligase N-terminal domain-containing protein, whose product is MKVLVIGSGGREHALAWKLAQSPLLKKLYAAPGNAGISQIAECVPLAANDLDGLLKFAKKEKIDLTVVGPEVPLVAGITNRFQDEGLKVFGPSR
- the purM gene encoding phosphoribosylformylglycinamidine cyclo-ligase; its protein translation is MKSWTYEKAGVPHLKGDPSYNRKITSLIHSTRIPGVLGSATGFASLFDVKKSGVRDPLLVTSTDGVGTKLEIARARHKHDTIGVDLVAMCVNDIITCGAQPIIFLDYFATGKFEAPVMAEVLKGIVNGCRQAGCALTGGETAIMPGFYQSHNGSSQYDVAGFSVGVVDRSRIITGNRIEEGDLLLGLASTGFHSNGYSLLRRLFSAKQLRGEAGKKLLTPTRIYVKPVLRLLRSVPIAGIVNITGGGMIDNLPRVIPQGLGAEIDPLSWPRPKLFQWVQDSGNIPSFEMFRTFNMGIGMVLVLKPRALPAARRILQAQKLPSWVIGTIRRTKGEDPRVRILF